The Malassezia restricta chromosome I, complete sequence genome contains the following window.
TTTGTGTGGAGACTCAACGTTCTCTTGTGCCTTATGAAGATCGTGGGCTTGTTGTCCGGCGGCAAAGATAGCTGTTTCAATCTGTGCCATTGCGTCTTGAATGGGCACGAAATTGTTGCTCTGGCCACATTAGCACCTCCTCAAGGAAAAGATGAAATTGACTCCTACATGTATCAAACAGTGGGCCACGATGCTGTCCACGCGATTGCAACTGCATTGGACGTGCCTTTGTACCGCGCCGAAATCCGCGGCACGGCCTTGAATCAGGGTGCTGTGTATGGAGAACGAGACCCAACGAAAGAATGCGTTAGCTCATTGGAGGACGAAACAGAGGACTTATACCGACTACTGTTGCGCGTCAAGGAAAAGCACCCAGATATTGAAGGGGTTAGTGTGGGTGCGATTCTCTCCAATTACCAGCGCGTCcgtgtcgagcatgtcTGTTGCAGACCTGATCTTCGCCTCGCATCTCTCGCTTATCTCTGGAAGCGTGACCAGAGCGAACTCTTGCATGAAATGAATCAAGCAGGTATGGAGGTGCTCATGATCAAGGCAGCTGGCATCGGTTTGACACAACACGATCTGGGTCGTCCGCTGACTGTCCTCACACCGAAGCTTGAAGAGCTTCATCGTTTGTACGGTGCTCATGTCTGCGGTGAAGGCGGTGAATATGAGACACTGTGTGTAGACTCACCCCTGTTCAAGCGAAAGATTTCTGTGGACGAAAAAGAAACGGTCATTCACAGTGATGCTGCATTTGCTAGCGTAAGTTATCTTCGCATCCTTCGTACAAGTTTTTCGGATAAGGAGAACTATGGACCTGCCGTCGTCTCGGAGCGCTTGAAAACGCCTCCTTTGTTAGATGATACAGGAGAGGTATTCCTGGAAACGCTACGCACGCATCCATGCCAACGGAAGCAAGCCTTTCCATTAGAAACCTATACTACATGGAAACCTACCATGTCAGTGTCCCAAAAAGGCCCATGGATCACCGCAACGGAAATATCAGCAGAAGATCTGTGCCAAGCTGACTTTGAAGAAGAAGCACGTTGTGCCTTCCGCCGCCTTCACAACGCACTGCAAGAATATGGCTTCAACCGAACTGACATTACGCATGTGAACGTGTATCTGGCTTCCCAAGCATACTTTGCGCCCTTGAACCAAGTGTACCAACATGAATTTGGAGCTGCCCCCCCATCTCGCGTCTGCGTGGCCTTGCCAAATGCCTCGTCCTCCGTTCGCATAAAGTTGGATGCAGTGGCATGTCGCTCATCTTCCACACAAGAGCGTCGCTCCATGCATGTACAGAGCTGCAGCTATTGGGCTCCGGCTTGCATCGGTCCATACTCACAGGCCGTATGCGACCATGGTCGCATGTTCATGGCTGGGCAAATCGGTATGGTGCCTTCGACGCTGGAAGTGCCCCAAGATGTTTCTACTCAACTCGCTCTCTCCCTTCAAAATCAACATCGAGTCTCGGCTATTCGGTCCGAATGGAGTCGCTATGGCTGGTCGGAAGGCGGTCTATGCTGGCTCTCTCCGCCCAATAATATGGACTTGGCCTCTTGCATGAACGCTCTGTGGCAGTATCCAAGTCCGATGCTGTTTGTACATCTCCCGCCTGAGAGTTTACCCAAAAAAGCCCTTTGCGAATGGCAACTGACAGAGCGAACGTGTGACGACGAAACAGAGCCATGCACCAAAACAGCATCGTTTGTGTCGCATGGTGTGTCGTGCACATTCCGTGTATGCGCCTCTGAGTCGCTTTCGTCTGGTGCAGCTATTATCACTCCTACGCGGCGTGACCATGAAAATTCAGAGCTCGCCTCCGATCTCGCTCATCTTCTCTGTGGTGCCATTCACCTCAAACTCATACATGACGCACAGCATCAACCTGATGCTGCCCTCGCTCTTCTGCAAAAAGTGACCACCCAACGATTGCCCCCCATCACACTCATACCTGCTCTTCACTGGCATATGCCTGGGATTCAGAGTTCTCACGACCCCTCTTCATCATGTGCATTAGTTTGGTTGTAATAGTATAGCTTCTACAACGTTTTGCTAGTGGGTTTCTGGGCTGGCATCGAGAGCCATAAGGTAACAAAGACAGAAAAGCCTATCATGGTAGATAGTGCACCCGCCACATAAGGCcacgagctgctcagcatACGTGGATACTCGTCATGATTAAATGGGCGCACAGGCGTCACATCATTTTTTACGATGTATGTATATCCATGCCGCTTCCAATTCACGCGCAACGTGAAGACACCATGCTTATCCGGAAGACGCAAATTGGCACGGTACAATGTACTGTCGTTTTGATTCTCAGGCACGAGCGGTACGGTCACATAAGGATCGAGCATCACAGCACTTAGCTGAGGCGACAAGGTCTCCGTCACAGGTCCCCACGAGCCGTCCTGGAATTCCTG
Protein-coding sequences here:
- a CDS encoding diphthine-ammonia ligase, producing the protein MKIVGLLSGGKDSCFNLCHCVLNGHEIVALATLAPPQGKDEIDSYMYQTVGHDAVHAIATALDVPLYRAEIRGTALNQGAVYGERDPTKECVSSLEDETEDLYRLLLRVKEKHPDIEGVSVGAILSNYQRVRVEHVCCRPDLRLASLAYLWKRDQSELLHEMNQAGMEVLMIKAAGIGLTQHDLGRPLTVLTPKLEELHRLYGAHVCGEGGEYETLCVDSPLFKRKISVDEKETVIHSDAAFASVSYLRILRTSFSDKENYGPAVVSERLKTPPLLDDTGEVFLETLRTHPCQRKQAFPLETYTTWKPTMSVSQKGPWITATEISAEDLCQADFEEEARCAFRRLHNALQEYGFNRTDITHVNVYLASQAYFAPLNQVYQHEFGAAPPSRVCVALPNASSSVRIKLDAVACRSSSTQERRSMHVQSCSYWAPACIGPYSQAVCDHGRMFMAGQIGMVPSTLEVPQDVSTQLALSLQNQHRVSAIRSEWSRYGWSEGGLCWLSPPNNMDLASCMNALWQYPSPMLFVHLPPESLPKKALCEWQLTERTCDDETEPCTKTASFVSHGVSCTFRVCASESLSSGAAIITPTRRDHENSELASDLAHLLCGAIHLKLIHDAQHQPDAALALLQKVTTQRLPPITLIPALHWHMPGIQSSHDPSSSCALVWL